A genomic window from Lotus japonicus ecotype B-129 chromosome 1, LjGifu_v1.2 includes:
- the LOC130734560 gene encoding uncharacterized protein LOC130734560, whose protein sequence is MAAPSPCTVKLNTNGSFHEDRRRMGYGGVVRKSSGNWVTRFLAGASGGDALMAELLALRYGLQLVWESGMRVVMCEIDCLEIIDTLQGDRIDFHELAAEFVEVRSLLQQDWEVQLLHIPRSANDVADCLAGLGATPQCALLHLDTPPMEVDPILARDFLAL, encoded by the coding sequence ATGGCAGCTCCCTCCCCGTGCACCGTTAAGCTGAACACAAATGGCTCCTTTCATGAGGATCGTCGACGCATGGGCTATGGCGGGGTGGTGAGGAAATCCTCGGGCAACTGGGTTACAAGATTCCTGGCTGGTGCTAGTGGTGGTGATGCTTTAATGGCAGAACTGTTAGCTCTTAGATATGGACTCCAGTTAGTTTGGGAGAGTGGTATGCGGGTTGTTATGTGTGAAATTGACTGCTTGGAAATTATTGATACGCTGCAAGGGGATCGGATAGATTTTCATGAGCTCGCTGCTGAGTTTGTTGAGGTCAGGAGTTTGCTGCAGCAAGATTGGGAGGTCCAGCTCTTGCACATTCCGAGAAGTGCAAATGATGTTGCAGATTGTCTTGCCGGATTAGGGGCTACTCCCCAGTGCGCGTTGCTTCATTTGGATACTCCACCTATGGAGGTGGATCCCATCTTGGCTAGGGATTTCTTAGCCTTgtag